One Verrucomicrobiaceae bacterium genomic window carries:
- a CDS encoding haloacid dehalogenase-like hydrolase, which produces MARSFAFFDLDHTLLPFDTQALFCNYVLHRRPWRVCLHLLFLPFALGRACGLVSTETAKRAFNAYLWRMRDEDLRRLAHEFAATGIEKWTYPDLRAEILRHRHQGRVLVLNTASPDFYAHEIATVLGFDHCVATRFPKHERFPLLPRLPYGNNKRDAKITAMVADVPGVMELTDRDRAACWSYSDSHADLPLLEFTGNPIVIHPTRRLEPVAQQRSWPILRPARPYTTRLGNILRMARQVCGLHSE; this is translated from the coding sequence GTGGCTCGTTCGTTTGCCTTTTTTGACCTCGATCACACGCTGCTGCCTTTTGATACGCAGGCGTTGTTTTGCAACTACGTCCTGCACCGGCGGCCATGGCGGGTATGCCTGCATCTGCTGTTTCTGCCTTTTGCCCTAGGCCGCGCCTGCGGGCTGGTGAGCACTGAGACGGCCAAACGGGCCTTCAATGCCTACCTCTGGCGCATGCGTGACGAGGACCTGCGGCGGCTCGCCCACGAATTCGCCGCCACCGGCATCGAAAAATGGACCTACCCCGACCTGCGGGCAGAAATCCTCCGCCACCGGCATCAGGGCCGCGTTTTGGTGCTCAATACCGCCAGTCCAGACTTCTACGCGCATGAGATCGCCACCGTGCTGGGCTTTGATCACTGCGTCGCGACACGTTTCCCAAAGCATGAGCGCTTTCCCCTACTGCCCCGCCTTCCGTATGGGAACAACAAACGCGACGCCAAAATCACCGCCATGGTCGCAGACGTCCCCGGCGTGATGGAGCTCACCGACCGCGACCGCGCCGCCTGCTGGAGCTACAGCGACAGCCACGCGGACCTGCCATTGCTAGAGTTCACCGGCAATCCCATCGTCATCCACCCCACGCGGCGTCTGGAGCCCGTGGCGCAGCAGCGTAGCTGGCCCATCCTCCGCCCCGCCCGCCCCTACACCACCCGCCTGGGGAACATCCTCCGCATGGCCCGCCAAGTCTGCGGCCTGCACTCTGAATGA
- the trpB gene encoding tryptophan synthase subunit beta, giving the protein MSARSIPTLPDIHGHFGKYGGMFVPETLMAALTELTEHYERAKADPAFHKELDGLLHEYVGRPTPLYFAERWTEKLGGAKIYLKREDLLHTGAHKINNALGQILLARRLGKKRIIAETGAGQHGVATATVCARFGFECVIYMGKVDMERQALNVARMRFLGAKVVAVTAGQATLKEAVNEAMRDWVTNVRSTHYILGSALGSHPFPMMVRDFHRVIGVEARRQILEREGRLPDLLVACVGGGSNSIGLFHPFLNDESVRMTGVEAGGEGILPEKHAARFQGGRLGVLQGTKTWLLANADGQIELTHSVSAGLDYAAIGPEHAYLHEQGRVTYNYATDSEALTAFQELSSVEGIIPALESSHAIAEVRKVAPAMKKDQIILVNLSGRGDKDVAQAARMIFGEELKF; this is encoded by the coding sequence ATGTCCGCTCGCTCTATCCCTACCCTACCTGACATCCACGGCCATTTCGGCAAATATGGTGGCATGTTCGTGCCTGAGACACTCATGGCCGCGCTGACGGAGCTGACGGAGCACTATGAAAGGGCGAAGGCCGATCCCGCTTTTCACAAAGAACTCGATGGGCTGCTGCATGAGTATGTGGGCAGGCCCACGCCGCTCTACTTTGCAGAGCGATGGACTGAGAAGCTCGGTGGGGCGAAAATCTACCTGAAGCGTGAGGACCTGCTCCACACAGGAGCGCATAAGATCAACAATGCGCTGGGCCAGATCCTGCTGGCACGCCGATTGGGCAAAAAACGCATCATCGCGGAAACAGGTGCCGGGCAGCATGGCGTGGCCACCGCGACGGTGTGTGCTCGGTTTGGCTTCGAGTGCGTGATTTACATGGGGAAGGTCGATATGGAGCGCCAGGCGCTGAATGTCGCCCGCATGCGCTTCCTGGGGGCAAAAGTCGTGGCTGTCACGGCGGGTCAGGCCACGCTGAAAGAGGCGGTGAATGAAGCGATGCGTGATTGGGTCACGAATGTGCGCTCCACGCACTACATCCTGGGCTCCGCGCTGGGCTCCCATCCTTTCCCGATGATGGTGCGTGATTTTCACCGCGTCATCGGCGTGGAGGCACGCCGCCAGATCCTGGAGCGTGAGGGCCGCCTGCCAGATCTACTCGTGGCCTGCGTGGGTGGCGGCAGCAACAGCATCGGCCTTTTCCATCCGTTTTTAAATGATGAGTCCGTGCGCATGACAGGCGTGGAGGCCGGTGGGGAGGGCATCCTGCCAGAGAAACACGCTGCACGCTTCCAGGGTGGCCGACTCGGTGTGCTCCAAGGCACCAAGACATGGCTGCTAGCCAATGCAGACGGACAGATCGAGCTCACGCACAGTGTCAGCGCCGGTCTGGATTACGCAGCGATCGGTCCTGAGCATGCCTACCTGCACGAGCAGGGCCGTGTGACGTATAACTACGCCACGGACTCCGAGGCGCTGACCGCCTTCCAGGAGCTCAGCTCCGTGGAGGGCATCATCCCTGCACTAGAGAGCTCCCACGCCATCGCCGAGGTGCGCAAAGTGGCCCCTGCGATGAAAAAGGACCAGATCATCCTCGTCAACCTCAGCGGTCGTGGTGACAAAGACGTGGCGCAGGCCGCACGGATGATCTTTGGCGAGGAATTGAAGTTCTAA
- a CDS encoding class I SAM-dependent methyltransferase, which produces MPTEQRDWYDTPLYYDIIFDDGTVAEADFLEGAYQKHASPAKGRRLIEPACGSGRLALEMARRGWEVAGFDGNANMIAFAKERLASAGLKARLWEDWMQSFTLPRGVRGSFDMAHCLVSTFKYLHTEKDATECLQRVADALRTGGLFFLGLHLTNYDAGKEEHERWVARRDRIQVTCNTHTWPADRKLRLEKLRTRLQITDSGRQHLQETHWEFRTYDAAQLRRLLRRVPSLEFVECYDFTYDLSDPRKLDDSYADVLLVLRKTAADR; this is translated from the coding sequence ATGCCTACCGAACAACGCGACTGGTACGACACGCCGCTCTACTACGACATCATCTTTGATGACGGCACCGTGGCAGAGGCAGACTTCCTCGAAGGTGCCTATCAAAAGCATGCATCACCAGCAAAGGGCCGCCGTCTCATCGAGCCCGCCTGCGGCAGTGGCCGACTAGCGCTCGAAATGGCCCGCCGCGGCTGGGAAGTCGCCGGCTTCGATGGGAATGCGAACATGATCGCCTTCGCCAAGGAACGCCTCGCCTCCGCAGGCCTGAAAGCACGACTCTGGGAAGACTGGATGCAGAGCTTCACCCTACCGCGTGGAGTCCGGGGCAGCTTCGACATGGCGCACTGCCTGGTCAGCACCTTCAAATACCTGCACACGGAAAAAGACGCCACCGAGTGCCTCCAACGCGTCGCAGACGCCCTGCGCACAGGCGGCCTATTCTTCCTGGGGCTGCATTTGACCAACTACGACGCCGGTAAAGAAGAGCACGAGCGCTGGGTCGCCCGCCGTGATCGCATCCAAGTCACCTGCAACACCCACACCTGGCCCGCCGACCGCAAACTGCGGCTCGAAAAACTCCGCACCCGCCTCCAGATCACCGACTCCGGCCGCCAGCACCTCCAGGAGACGCACTGGGAGTTCCGCACCTACGATGCCGCCCAGCTCCGCCGCCTCCTACGCCGCGTCCCCTCTCTCGAATTCGTCGAATGCTACGACTTCACCTACGACCTCAGTGATCCCCGCAAGCTCGACGACAGCTACGCCGATGTCCTCCTCGTCCTGCGAAAAACCGCCGCAGATCGCTAA
- a CDS encoding YicC family protein: protein MRSMTGFGRGEARRDGVTWMVECGSVNRKQLELAVNLPRDLAELEGSVRGVVAAAVSRGRVNIIVRSESTASTGENAVQVDEALARQYHRALHSLALKLELPAEVTLQDLIRQPGVVSLQQTETSADTAWPAIEEALGIALRQMMAMREAEGAHLRHDIESRLQHIEEILTSIRERAATVPEHQRRVLRQRLEEAGVPLPLDDERLVKEIALFADRTDISEELSRAASHVKQFRAYLDSKEPAGRSLDFLLQEFFREFNTMGSKANNADIAHHVVTAKTELEKIREQVQNAE from the coding sequence ATGAGAAGCATGACTGGATTTGGCAGGGGTGAGGCACGCCGTGACGGTGTGACCTGGATGGTCGAGTGTGGCAGCGTGAACCGCAAGCAACTGGAGCTCGCCGTGAATCTGCCGCGAGACCTCGCGGAGCTGGAGGGCAGCGTGCGTGGTGTCGTAGCCGCTGCCGTATCCCGTGGCCGTGTGAATATCATCGTGCGGAGTGAATCCACCGCCTCCACCGGTGAAAATGCCGTGCAGGTGGATGAAGCGCTAGCGCGGCAGTATCACCGTGCGCTGCATTCTCTCGCGCTCAAACTGGAGCTGCCAGCAGAGGTCACGCTGCAGGATCTCATCCGCCAGCCCGGCGTCGTATCGCTCCAGCAGACCGAAACCAGCGCCGACACCGCCTGGCCCGCCATCGAGGAGGCCCTCGGCATCGCCTTGAGGCAAATGATGGCCATGCGCGAGGCAGAGGGTGCCCATCTGCGTCACGACATCGAATCCCGACTCCAGCACATCGAGGAAATCCTCACCTCCATCCGTGAGCGTGCCGCCACCGTGCCAGAGCACCAGCGCCGTGTGCTGCGCCAGCGGCTGGAGGAGGCTGGTGTGCCGCTCCCGCTCGATGATGAGCGCCTCGTCAAAGAAATCGCCCTTTTCGCAGATCGCACCGACATCTCTGAGGAGCTCTCCCGCGCCGCCAGCCATGTGAAGCAGTTCCGCGCCTACCTCGACTCCAAGGAGCCCGCTGGGCGCAGCCTCGACTTCCTGCTTCAGGAGTTTTTCCGCGAGTTCAACACCATGGGCTCCAAGGCGAACAATGCCGACATCGCCCACCATGTCGTCACCGCAAAGACCGAGCTCGAAAAAATCCGCGAGCAGGTGCAGAACGCGGAATAA
- the rpoC gene encoding DNA-directed RNA polymerase subunit beta' has product MSEPSLKEIFGETKPASEFDYVSICIASPDRIRGWSSGEVKNPETINYRTFKPEKGGLFCERIFGPTRDWECACGKYKRIKHKGVICDRCGVEVTLSRVRRERMGHIELAVPVTHIWFYKCMPSRIGLMLDMTARSLERVIYYEDYMVVDPGGTPLQRGQLLGEVELREAEEQYGADAFRVGMGAQAIRDIFAQINLTDAIKELQEAMGKTRSKQTRKKLAKRLKLCQGFAEAHSRPEAMIMEVLPVIPPDLRPLVPLEGGRFATSDLNDLYRRVINRNNRLKNLLQLRTPDVIIRNEKRMLQEAVDALFDNGRHGRPVTGAGNRPLKSLSDMLKGKSGRFRQNLLGKRVDYSGRSVIVIGPELSLHQCGLPKKMALVLFEPFIIRRLKEMGLVHTVRSAKKMIERRTPEVWDILDEVTRGHPVFLNRAPTLHRLSIQAFEPKLIEGEAIRVHPLVCTAYNADFDGDQMAVHVPLSVEAQMEARLLMLAPNNLFSPASGKPIMNPSQDIPLGCFFLTYLREMPNHDKKKSDHPDRIPMFNDPAEVEFALTEGGMLVNDKILYRNPDYNQPKRAYGDPSKPVIETTAGRVRFNEIWPEGLGFINTNVGKKQISDIIWRCFQTVGQHGTVLALDRLKSLGFREASKSGCSIGITDMVIPDAKKVGVEKAYKEIEEVDKQHRRGIITQGERYQKIIDIWTQVGEQVTNELFRTLEYNDGKKQHNPLYVMVTSGARGNRTQIKQLAGMRGLMAKPSGEIIERPIISNFREGLSVLEYFISTHGARKGLADTALKTADSGYMTRKLVDVSQDVIITEQDCGTANGITLSSIYQGDEEIVDLKTRIYGRTSCETIHDPVDKSVVIKAGQLVQENEANHLMKIGVEKLKIRSVLSCESKRGCCAKCYGLHLGTQKVARIGEAVGIVAAQSIGEPGTQLTMRTFHTGGAAMSAFKQPFIVVKNAGILRLTDIRTVQTVEGNSIALTKNGALTIHDEDGRELESHKLLIGAIIAKPEGAHIKKGEQIVIWDPYSIPIITEKAGKVEFRDMIAGITFTKEKNESTGNEEIVVIEHKEDLHPQIVISDPKTHEVLASYTIPAGAHINVKNNEKVEGGTTIAKTPRKASKTKDITGGLPRVAELFEARKPKDACEIARIDGMIEIGGLVRGKRRVIITDPTTGQQEEHLIPRSKHILVTNGDHVSKGDQLTDGPVVPHDLLEILGPQALREHLVNEVQEVYRAQGVEINDKHVEIIIRQMLRKVKVTDPGDTSFLWGDQIDRGEFEKENARVSDEGGKPAEAEPVLLGITKASIETESFISAASFQDTTRVLTEAATLAKNDLLRGFKENVIMGHLIPAGTGFLKNRNFDIHETETVLPQEEAA; this is encoded by the coding sequence ATGTCAGAACCCAGCTTGAAAGAAATCTTCGGGGAAACCAAACCGGCGAGCGAATTCGACTACGTGTCGATCTGCATCGCCTCACCAGACCGCATCCGCGGCTGGTCCTCCGGCGAAGTCAAAAATCCGGAAACCATCAACTACCGCACCTTCAAGCCCGAAAAAGGCGGCTTGTTCTGCGAGCGTATTTTTGGACCTACCCGTGACTGGGAGTGTGCTTGCGGCAAATACAAGCGCATCAAGCACAAAGGCGTCATCTGCGACCGCTGCGGTGTCGAAGTGACTCTTTCCCGCGTGCGTCGTGAGCGCATGGGCCACATCGAGCTCGCCGTCCCGGTGACGCACATTTGGTTCTACAAGTGCATGCCTTCCCGCATCGGCCTCATGCTCGACATGACCGCCCGCTCGCTGGAACGCGTCATCTACTACGAAGACTACATGGTCGTCGATCCAGGCGGCACCCCGCTCCAGCGCGGTCAGCTCCTCGGTGAAGTCGAGCTTCGTGAGGCTGAAGAGCAATACGGCGCAGACGCCTTCCGCGTCGGCATGGGAGCCCAGGCCATCCGTGACATCTTCGCTCAGATCAATCTGACGGATGCCATCAAGGAACTGCAGGAAGCGATGGGCAAAACCCGCTCCAAGCAGACACGCAAGAAGCTCGCCAAGCGTCTCAAGCTCTGCCAAGGCTTCGCCGAGGCACACAGCCGCCCAGAGGCGATGATCATGGAGGTCCTCCCCGTCATCCCGCCGGATCTCCGTCCGCTCGTTCCGCTCGAAGGTGGCCGCTTCGCTACCTCTGACCTCAACGACCTCTATCGTCGCGTCATCAACCGCAACAACCGTCTCAAAAACCTCCTCCAGCTCCGCACACCGGATGTCATCATCCGCAATGAAAAGCGCATGCTCCAGGAGGCCGTCGATGCCCTCTTTGACAACGGTCGCCACGGCCGCCCAGTCACTGGCGCAGGCAATCGCCCGCTCAAATCCCTCTCCGACATGCTCAAAGGCAAGTCTGGCCGCTTCCGTCAGAACCTACTCGGCAAGCGCGTGGACTACTCTGGTCGTTCCGTTATCGTGATCGGTCCAGAACTCAGCCTCCACCAATGCGGTCTGCCCAAGAAGATGGCGCTGGTCCTATTCGAGCCCTTCATCATTCGTCGCTTGAAGGAAATGGGCCTCGTCCACACTGTCCGCAGTGCCAAGAAGATGATCGAGCGCCGTACGCCGGAAGTCTGGGACATCCTGGACGAAGTGACCCGCGGTCACCCTGTCTTCCTCAACCGCGCTCCCACACTCCACCGCCTCTCGATCCAGGCTTTCGAGCCGAAACTTATCGAAGGTGAGGCTATCCGTGTCCACCCACTCGTTTGTACGGCTTACAATGCTGACTTCGACGGTGACCAGATGGCTGTGCACGTCCCTCTTTCCGTAGAGGCACAGATGGAGGCCCGCCTCCTCATGCTCGCTCCGAACAACCTGTTCTCGCCTGCATCCGGGAAGCCCATCATGAACCCCAGCCAGGACATTCCCCTCGGCTGCTTCTTCCTCACCTACCTGCGTGAGATGCCGAACCATGACAAAAAGAAGAGCGATCATCCAGACCGCATTCCGATGTTCAATGACCCGGCAGAAGTCGAATTCGCCCTCACAGAAGGCGGCATGCTGGTCAACGATAAGATCCTCTATCGCAATCCAGACTACAATCAGCCAAAGCGTGCTTACGGAGACCCCTCCAAGCCCGTCATCGAAACCACCGCTGGTCGCGTACGCTTCAATGAAATCTGGCCAGAAGGCCTCGGCTTCATCAACACCAACGTCGGCAAGAAACAGATCTCCGACATCATCTGGCGCTGCTTCCAGACCGTCGGCCAGCATGGCACGGTGCTCGCACTCGACCGTCTGAAATCCCTCGGCTTCCGTGAAGCCTCAAAATCTGGCTGCTCCATCGGTATCACCGACATGGTCATCCCAGACGCCAAAAAAGTCGGCGTCGAAAAAGCCTACAAAGAGATCGAAGAAGTCGATAAGCAACATCGCCGCGGTATCATCACCCAGGGTGAGCGTTATCAGAAGATCATCGACATCTGGACCCAGGTCGGTGAGCAGGTCACCAATGAGCTCTTCCGCACCCTCGAGTACAACGACGGTAAGAAGCAGCACAACCCGCTCTACGTCATGGTCACCTCCGGTGCCCGTGGTAACCGCACCCAGATCAAGCAGCTCGCTGGCATGCGCGGCCTCATGGCCAAGCCCTCCGGTGAGATCATTGAGCGCCCCATTATCTCGAACTTCCGTGAAGGCCTCAGCGTGCTCGAATACTTCATCTCCACGCACGGTGCTCGTAAGGGCCTCGCTGACACGGCGCTGAAGACCGCTGACTCGGGCTACATGACTCGTAAGCTCGTCGATGTCTCCCAAGACGTCATCATCACTGAGCAGGATTGCGGCACTGCCAATGGCATTACCTTGTCCTCCATCTATCAGGGTGATGAAGAAATCGTCGATCTGAAGACCCGCATCTATGGCCGCACAAGCTGCGAAACCATCCATGACCCCGTGGATAAGAGCGTCGTGATCAAGGCAGGTCAGCTCGTCCAGGAAAATGAGGCAAATCACCTCATGAAGATCGGCGTCGAGAAGCTGAAAATCCGCTCCGTCCTCTCCTGCGAGAGCAAGCGCGGCTGCTGTGCCAAGTGCTATGGTCTCCACCTCGGTACTCAAAAGGTCGCCCGCATCGGGGAAGCCGTCGGTATCGTCGCTGCCCAGTCCATCGGCGAGCCTGGAACTCAGCTCACCATGCGTACCTTCCACACGGGTGGTGCTGCTATGAGTGCTTTCAAACAGCCCTTCATCGTCGTCAAAAACGCTGGTATCCTGCGCCTCACCGACATCCGCACCGTGCAGACTGTCGAAGGCAACTCGATCGCCCTCACCAAAAATGGTGCTCTCACCATTCACGACGAAGACGGCCGCGAACTAGAGAGCCATAAGCTCCTCATCGGTGCCATCATCGCCAAGCCCGAAGGTGCCCACATCAAAAAAGGCGAGCAGATCGTCATCTGGGACCCCTACAGCATCCCGATCATCACCGAAAAAGCCGGTAAAGTGGAATTCCGCGACATGATCGCCGGAATTACCTTCACCAAGGAAAAGAACGAATCCACCGGCAACGAAGAAATCGTCGTCATCGAGCACAAAGAAGACCTGCATCCGCAGATCGTCATCTCCGACCCGAAAACGCACGAAGTCCTCGCCAGCTACACCATTCCAGCCGGCGCTCACATCAACGTCAAAAACAACGAGAAAGTCGAAGGCGGTACGACCATCGCCAAGACGCCTCGTAAGGCCTCCAAGACCAAGGACATCACCGGTGGTCTTCCCCGTGTGGCCGAGCTCTTTGAAGCTCGCAAGCCCAAGGACGCCTGCGAAATCGCTCGTATTGACGGCATGATCGAAATCGGTGGCCTTGTCCGTGGCAAACGCCGCGTCATCATCACCGACCCGACCACTGGCCAGCAGGAAGAGCATCTCATCCCTCGCTCCAAGCATATCCTCGTCACCAATGGCGACCACGTCAGCAAAGGTGACCAGCTCACCGATGGACCTGTCGTCCCGCATGACCTCCTGGAAATCCTTGGCCCGCAGGCCCTCCGTGAGCACCTCGTCAACGAAGTCCAGGAAGTGTACCGTGCCCAGGGCGTGGAAATCAACGACAAGCACGTCGAGATCATCATCCGCCAGATGCTGCGCAAAGTGAAAGTCACCGATCCGGGCGATACCAGCTTCCTCTGGGGCGACCAGATCGACCGTGGCGAATTCGAGAAGGAAAATGCACGCGTCTCCGACGAAGGTGGTAAGCCTGCTGAGGCCGAGCCCGTGCTTCTCGGTATCACCAAGGCCTCGATCGAGACCGAGTCCTTCATCTCTGCTGCTTCCTTCCAGGACACCACCCGCGTCCTCACCGAAGCCGCGACACTGGCCAAAAACGACCTGCTGCGTGGCTTCAAAGAGAACGTCATTATGGGGCATCTCATCCCTGCCGGAACCGGTTTCCTCAAAAACCGCAACTTCGACATCCACGAGACAGAAACCGTCCTTCCACAAGAAGAAGCGGCCTAA